One region of Moraxella sp. ZY210820 genomic DNA includes:
- the gshA gene encoding glutamate--cysteine ligase: MSNLSTTFTAIPHTLLQAMQRGIERETLRMQNDGFLAQTPHPQGLGSALTHAKITTDYSEALLEFISSPKKNIHDVLAELNEIHHISNQNLPEGEKMWSMSMPCMLDSNDEQIPLAYYGTSNIGRLKTLYRRGLGVRYGRRMQTIAGVHYNLSFPDSLFEYLQQNEQDSQLKALSLQDYRSHRYFGLIRNFIRLIPLVMYTIGASPAVCACFLTGRQHHLQPFVKGSYYLPNATALRMGNLGYQNTAQKSLGIHYNDLTGYLKGLQAAVHTKFAPFAELGLSDEQGEPTQMNDHILQIENEYYSLIRPKQIPQAGETPSQALANRGVAYVELRAVDINPYNPIGIDSTTAGFLETLALYCLMIDSPIITAEEQELIDLNQQNMVNDGRNAQLKIHHLTGEVLFKDWAMNHLQQMEQYAHNLDQAMNDRLYHQAIKTMQIRVEQPEQTLSARLLADIEQHGSTWKLGEYLAQQHQQFYQSIQLDDDKVAYYQQLAQQSLSQQQQLEQQQDIDFMQYLQQYR; this comes from the coding sequence ATGAGTAATTTAAGCACAACATTTACAGCTATACCACATACATTATTACAAGCCATGCAACGTGGCATAGAGCGAGAAACCTTGCGTATGCAAAATGATGGTTTTTTGGCTCAAACTCCACATCCACAGGGATTGGGTAGTGCTTTAACCCATGCAAAAATTACCACAGATTATTCTGAAGCATTGCTTGAATTTATTAGTTCGCCTAAAAAAAATATTCATGATGTATTAGCTGAATTGAATGAAATTCATCATATTAGCAATCAAAATTTACCCGAAGGCGAAAAAATGTGGTCAATGTCGATGCCATGTATGCTTGATAGTAATGATGAACAAATTCCATTAGCATATTATGGAACATCGAATATTGGACGTTTAAAAACATTATATCGCCGTGGTTTGGGTGTGCGTTATGGTCGCCGTATGCAGACCATTGCAGGTGTGCATTATAATTTATCATTTCCCGATAGCTTATTTGAATATTTACAACAAAATGAACAAGATAGCCAACTCAAAGCATTATCATTACAAGATTATCGTAGCCATCGTTATTTTGGGTTAATCCGTAATTTTATCCGTTTGATTCCATTAGTGATGTATACCATTGGGGCAAGCCCTGCGGTATGTGCTTGTTTTTTAACAGGTCGCCAGCATCATTTACAGCCATTTGTCAAAGGTTCGTATTATTTACCAAATGCGACAGCATTACGCATGGGCAATTTGGGCTATCAAAATACCGCACAAAAAAGTCTAGGCATTCATTATAATGATTTGACAGGCTATTTAAAGGGCTTACAAGCTGCGGTACATACAAAATTTGCTCCATTTGCTGAATTAGGTTTAAGTGATGAACAGGGTGAACCGACACAAATGAATGACCATATTCTGCAAATTGAAAATGAATATTACAGCTTGATTCGCCCGAAACAAATTCCACAAGCAGGGGAAACACCATCACAAGCACTGGCAAATCGTGGTGTGGCGTATGTGGAATTGCGTGCGGTGGATATTAATCCTTATAATCCAATTGGGATTGATAGTACCACAGCAGGTTTCTTAGAAACATTGGCATTATATTGTTTGATGATTGATAGTCCCATCATTACAGCTGAAGAGCAAGAGCTGATTGATTTAAATCAACAAAATATGGTAAATGATGGTCGTAATGCACAGTTAAAAATTCATCATTTAACAGGTGAAGTATTATTTAAAGATTGGGCGATGAATCATCTGCAACAAATGGAACAGTATGCACACAACCTTGACCAAGCAATGAATGATCGTTTGTACCATCAAGCAATTAAAACCATGCAAATACGTGTAGAACAGCCTGAACAGACTTTATCAGCACGTTTATTAGCGGATATTGAGCAACATGGTAGTACATGGAAATTAGGTGAGTATTTGGCACAACAACATCAACAATTCTATCAATCTATACAACTTGATGATGATAAAGTTGCTTATTATCAACAACTTGCACAACAATCTTTAAGCCAGCAACAGCAATTAGAACAACAGCAAGATATTGATTTTATGCAATATTTACAGCAATATCGCTAA
- a CDS encoding disulfide bond formation protein B, translating to MGLSYRQIHALLFLGSIVGMSFALYLQHGVGLEPCPLCVFQRVGLMAMGLFSLMALVHNPKTFLFRRGYSLLAWLSILWSVGVAGRHVWLQHLPPDKVPSCGAGLEYMMETFPLLKVMEQVLTGSGECAVIDWTFLGQSLPFWSLLFFGILATIATWQLFRAYPK from the coding sequence ATAGGCTTAAGTTATCGACAAATTCATGCTTTATTATTTTTAGGCAGTATTGTTGGTATGAGTTTTGCTCTATATTTGCAACATGGTGTAGGACTTGAACCATGTCCATTGTGTGTATTTCAGCGTGTTGGCTTGATGGCAATGGGTTTATTCTCATTGATGGCATTGGTGCATAATCCTAAGACCTTTTTATTTAGACGTGGTTATAGTTTATTGGCATGGCTCAGTATTTTATGGTCGGTTGGTGTAGCAGGTCGTCATGTATGGTTGCAACATTTACCACCTGATAAAGTACCAAGTTGTGGTGCTGGTTTAGAATATATGATGGAAACTTTTCCTTTATTAAAAGTAATGGAGCAGGTTTTGACTGGCTCAGGTGAATGTGCGGTAATTGATTGGACGTTTTTAGGACAGTCGTTGCCATTTTGGTCGTTGTTATTTTTTGGTATATTGGCAACCATAGCTACTTGGCAGTTATTTAGAGCATATCCTAAATAA